The Channa argus isolate prfri chromosome 14, Channa argus male v1.0, whole genome shotgun sequence genome includes a window with the following:
- the cirbpa gene encoding cold inducible RNA binding protein a isoform X2, with the protein MSDEGKLFIGGLSFETNEESLEKAFSKYGTIEKVDVIRDKETGRSRGFGFVKYDNAEDAKDALEAMNGKTLDGRAIRVDEAGKGGRSRGGFSSGPRGGRFSGSRGRGGRGYPRGGGGYNGDRGYGDRSYGDRSFGGGERSFGGGSGGYRSGGYSSGGGGYRENRGQGGYGDRSGSYRDGYDSYE; encoded by the exons ATGTCGGACGAGGGAAAACTGTTTATCGGAGGACTGAGCTTTGAGACCAACGAAGAGTCTCTCGAAAAGGCTTTCAGCAAATATGGAACTATTGAAAAAG TGGATGTGATCAGAGACAAGGAGACAGGACGATCCCGCGGTTTTGGGTTTGTGAAATACGATAACGCAGAAGATGCCAAAGATGCACTGGAAGCCATGAACGGCAAG ACTCTAGATGGCAGGGCTATTCGTGTGGATGAAGCAGGAAAGGGTGGACGTTCTAGAGGAGGTTTCAGTTCAGGCCCAAGAGGTGGTAGATTCAGCGGGTCCCGGGGAAGAGGTGGCCGTGGTTACCCACGAG gaggtggaggataCAATGGAGACAGAGGATATGGGGATAGGAGCTATGGTGACAGAAGCTTTGGTGGTGGGGAGAGGAGCtttggtggtggtagtggtggatACAGGAGTGGAGGATACTcctcaggaggaggaggttaCAGAGAAAACAG AGGTCAGGGTGGCTATGGTGACCGCTCCGGATCATACCGGGATGGATATGACAGCTATG AATGA
- the cirbpa gene encoding cold inducible RNA binding protein a isoform X1 gives MSDEGKLFIGGLSFETNEESLEKAFSKYGTIEKVDVIRDKETGRSRGFGFVKYDNAEDAKDALEAMNGKTLDGRAIRVDEAGKGGRSRGGFSSGPRGGRFSGSRGRGGRGYPRGGGGYNGDRGYGDRSYGDRSFGGGERSFGGGSGGYRSGGYSSGGGGYRENRGQGGYGDRSGSYRDGYDSYATHE, from the exons ATGTCGGACGAGGGAAAACTGTTTATCGGAGGACTGAGCTTTGAGACCAACGAAGAGTCTCTCGAAAAGGCTTTCAGCAAATATGGAACTATTGAAAAAG TGGATGTGATCAGAGACAAGGAGACAGGACGATCCCGCGGTTTTGGGTTTGTGAAATACGATAACGCAGAAGATGCCAAAGATGCACTGGAAGCCATGAACGGCAAG ACTCTAGATGGCAGGGCTATTCGTGTGGATGAAGCAGGAAAGGGTGGACGTTCTAGAGGAGGTTTCAGTTCAGGCCCAAGAGGTGGTAGATTCAGCGGGTCCCGGGGAAGAGGTGGCCGTGGTTACCCACGAG gaggtggaggataCAATGGAGACAGAGGATATGGGGATAGGAGCTATGGTGACAGAAGCTTTGGTGGTGGGGAGAGGAGCtttggtggtggtagtggtggatACAGGAGTGGAGGATACTcctcaggaggaggaggttaCAGAGAAAACAG AGGTCAGGGTGGCTATGGTGACCGCTCCGGATCATACCGGGATGGATATGACAGCTATG CTACACACGAGTAA
- the cirbpa gene encoding cold inducible RNA binding protein a isoform X3, translating to MAGLFVWMKQERVDVLEEVSVQAQEVVDSAGPGEEVAVVTHEEVEDTMETEDMGIGAMVTEALVVGRGALVVVVVDTGVEDTPQEEEVTEKTEVRVAMVTAPDHTGMDMTAMNELSLLDLFTFRMWLLRAVANAGAATRSKVQWLQESDLPRSCHLKVYGSCK from the exons ATGGCAGGGCTATTCGTGTGGATGAAGCAGGAAAGGGTGGACGTTCTAGAGGAGGTTTCAGTTCAGGCCCAAGAGGTGGTAGATTCAGCGGGTCCCGGGGAAGAGGTGGCCGTGGTTACCCACGAG gaggtggaggataCAATGGAGACAGAGGATATGGGGATAGGAGCTATGGTGACAGAAGCTTTGGTGGTGGGGAGAGGAGCtttggtggtggtagtggtggatACAGGAGTGGAGGATACTcctcaggaggaggaggttaCAGAGAAAACAG AGGTCAGGGTGGCTATGGTGACCGCTCCGGATCATACCGGGATGGATATGACAGCTATG AATGAACTGAGTCTTCTGGATCTCTTCACATTTAGAATGTGGTTGTTGAGAGCAGTGGCAAATGCAGGTGCAGCTACAAG GTCCAAAGTGCAGTGGCTACAGGAGAGTGACCTGCCAAGATCCTGCCACCTGAAAGTTTATGGCAGTTGTAAATAA